Proteins encoded together in one Felis catus isolate Fca126 chromosome B3, F.catus_Fca126_mat1.0, whole genome shotgun sequence window:
- the LOC102901367 gene encoding 60S ribosomal protein L23a-like produces MRNDECAMTVNIAAPYQNVAKWQRRQKQAPAPPKAEAKAKALKAKKAVLKVVHSHKKKIRRSPTFRGPKTLCLRRQPKYPLKSAPRRNNLDHYAIIKFPLTTESAMKKIEDNNTLVFIVDVKANKHQIKQAVKKLYDTDVAKVYTLIRPDGEKKAYVQMAPDYDALDVANKIGII; encoded by the exons ATGAGAAATGATGAATGTGCCATGACCGTGAACATTGCAGCTCCTTATCAGAATGTTGCAAA ATGGCAGCGAAGGCAGAAGcaagcccctgcccctcccaaagCCGAAGCCAAAGCAAAGGCTTTGAAGGCCAAGAAAGCAGTGCTGAAAGTCGTCcacagtcataaaaaaaagaTCCGCAGGTCACCTACATTCCGAGGGCCCAAGACACTGTGTCTCAGAAGGCAGCCCAAATATCCTCTAAAGAGCGCCCCCAGGAGAAACAACCTTGACCACTATGCCATCATCAAATTCCCCCTGACTACCGAGTCAgccatgaagaaaatagaagacaacaaCACTCTTGTGTTCATTGTGGATGTCAAGGCCAACAAGCACCAGATCAAACAGGCTGTGAAGAAGCTCTATGACACTGACGTGGCCAAGGTCTACACTCTGATCAGGCctgatggagaaaagaaagcatatgttcaAATGGCTCCTGACTATGATGCTTTGGATGTTGCCAACAAAATTGGGATCATCTAA